The Phoenix dactylifera cultivar Barhee BC4 chromosome 17, palm_55x_up_171113_PBpolish2nd_filt_p, whole genome shotgun sequence genome contains a region encoding:
- the LOC103714893 gene encoding probable pectate lyase 8 isoform X1 has product MAMAASPRWLPLLVLGLLVGLPGSLGWIGAEGFYDSSRNGEGIGRRRLREGRPPANETASSSMAERPALKAAEGAVDDPEMVASTVQMTIRNSAARRALGYLSCGTGNPIDDCWRCDSDWHLHRTRLADCGIGFGRNAVGGRDGSLYVVTDPGDDDPVNPRPGTLRYAVIQDEPLWIVFERDMVITLKQELIMNSFKTIDGRGANVHIANGACITIQFVSNIIIHGLHIHDCKATGNAMVRSSPSHYGWRTMADGDGVSIFGSSHVWVDHCSLSNCADGLVDAVMGSTAITISNNYLTHHNEVMLLGHSDSYEKDKDMQVTIAFNHFGEGLIQRMPRCRHGYFHVVNNDYTHWEMYAIGGSASPTINSQGNRYLAPANAFAKEVTKRLDSSSNEWKSWNWRSEGDLLLNGAYFTPSGAGASASYSRASSLGAKPSSMVGTMTSGAGALSCRKAAQC; this is encoded by the exons ATGGCGATGGCGGCGTCTCCGAGGTGGCTTCCTCTGCTAGTTCTCGGGCTTCTCGTGGGTTTACCTGGAAGCTTGGGGTGGATCGGGGCCGAGGGCTTCTATGATTCAAG CAGGAATGGTGAGGGAATTGGGCGGAGGCGATTGAGAGAAGGCCGGCCGCCGGCGAATGAGACGGCTTCTTCTTCCATGGCTGAGAG GCCTGCGCTCAAGGCAGCGGAGGGAGCCGTCGATGACCCGGAAATGGTTGCTTCTACGGTGCAGAT GACCATAAGGAACAGCGCCGCTCGCCGGGCCCTGGGATATCTTTCCTGTGGAACCGGCAATCCCATCGACGACTGCTGGCGCTGCGACTCCGACTGGCACCTCCACCGCACGAGGCTGGCCGACTGCGGCATTGGCTTTGGCCGCAATGCCGTCGGCGGGCGCGACGGGAGTTTGTACGTGGTGACCGATCCCGGGGACGACGACCCTGTGAACCCACGGCCGGGGACTCTGCGGTATGCCGTGATCCAGGATGAGCCCCTCTGGATTGTGTTCGAGCGCGACATGGTCATCACCCTCAAGCAGGAGCTCATCATGAACAGCTTCAAGACCATCGACGGCCGCGGCGCGAACGTGCACATCGCCAACGGCGCCTGCATCACCATCCAGTTCGTCTCCAACATCATCATCCACGGCCTCCACATCCATGATTGCAAGGCAACCGGGAACGCCATGGTCCGCAGCTCTCCTTCCCACTATGGCTGGAGGACGATGGCTGATGGGGATGGCGTCTCCATTTTTGGCTCCAGCCACGTGTGGGTGGACCACTGCTCCCTCTCTAACTGCGCCGACGGCCTCGTTGATGCCGTCATGGGATCCACTGCCATAACCATCTCCAACAATTACCTCACCCACCACAATGAG GTGATGCTTCTGGGTCACAGTGATTCCTATGAGAAAGACAAGGACATGCAAGTTACCATCGCATTCAACCACTTTGGTGAAGGCCTGATTCAGAGAATGCCAAG ATGCAGGCATGGTTACTTCCATGTGGTAAATAATGACTATACCCATTGGGAGATGTATGCCATTGGTGGGAGTGCAAGCCCAACAATCAACAGCCAGGGCAACCGATACCTAGCCCCCGCCAACGCCTTTGCCAAGGAG GTGACCAAAAGATTGGACTCATCTTCGAATGAGTGGAAGAGTTGGAATTGGAGATCAGAGGGTGACCTGCTGCTCAATGGGGCATATTTCACCCCCTCTGGAGCAGGGGCTTCAGCAAGCTATTCAAGGGCCTCCAGCCTTGGGGCCAAGCCTTCTTCTATGGTTGGAACGATGACTTCGGGAGCAGGGGCCCTCTCATGCCGCAAGGCTGCTCAGTGCTAA
- the LOC103714893 gene encoding probable pectate lyase 8 isoform X2, giving the protein MAMAASPRWLPLLVLGLLVGLPGSLGWIGAEGFYDSRNGEGIGRRRLREGRPPANETASSSMAERPALKAAEGAVDDPEMVASTVQMTIRNSAARRALGYLSCGTGNPIDDCWRCDSDWHLHRTRLADCGIGFGRNAVGGRDGSLYVVTDPGDDDPVNPRPGTLRYAVIQDEPLWIVFERDMVITLKQELIMNSFKTIDGRGANVHIANGACITIQFVSNIIIHGLHIHDCKATGNAMVRSSPSHYGWRTMADGDGVSIFGSSHVWVDHCSLSNCADGLVDAVMGSTAITISNNYLTHHNEVMLLGHSDSYEKDKDMQVTIAFNHFGEGLIQRMPRCRHGYFHVVNNDYTHWEMYAIGGSASPTINSQGNRYLAPANAFAKEVTKRLDSSSNEWKSWNWRSEGDLLLNGAYFTPSGAGASASYSRASSLGAKPSSMVGTMTSGAGALSCRKAAQC; this is encoded by the exons ATGGCGATGGCGGCGTCTCCGAGGTGGCTTCCTCTGCTAGTTCTCGGGCTTCTCGTGGGTTTACCTGGAAGCTTGGGGTGGATCGGGGCCGAGGGCTTCTATGATTCAAG GAATGGTGAGGGAATTGGGCGGAGGCGATTGAGAGAAGGCCGGCCGCCGGCGAATGAGACGGCTTCTTCTTCCATGGCTGAGAG GCCTGCGCTCAAGGCAGCGGAGGGAGCCGTCGATGACCCGGAAATGGTTGCTTCTACGGTGCAGAT GACCATAAGGAACAGCGCCGCTCGCCGGGCCCTGGGATATCTTTCCTGTGGAACCGGCAATCCCATCGACGACTGCTGGCGCTGCGACTCCGACTGGCACCTCCACCGCACGAGGCTGGCCGACTGCGGCATTGGCTTTGGCCGCAATGCCGTCGGCGGGCGCGACGGGAGTTTGTACGTGGTGACCGATCCCGGGGACGACGACCCTGTGAACCCACGGCCGGGGACTCTGCGGTATGCCGTGATCCAGGATGAGCCCCTCTGGATTGTGTTCGAGCGCGACATGGTCATCACCCTCAAGCAGGAGCTCATCATGAACAGCTTCAAGACCATCGACGGCCGCGGCGCGAACGTGCACATCGCCAACGGCGCCTGCATCACCATCCAGTTCGTCTCCAACATCATCATCCACGGCCTCCACATCCATGATTGCAAGGCAACCGGGAACGCCATGGTCCGCAGCTCTCCTTCCCACTATGGCTGGAGGACGATGGCTGATGGGGATGGCGTCTCCATTTTTGGCTCCAGCCACGTGTGGGTGGACCACTGCTCCCTCTCTAACTGCGCCGACGGCCTCGTTGATGCCGTCATGGGATCCACTGCCATAACCATCTCCAACAATTACCTCACCCACCACAATGAG GTGATGCTTCTGGGTCACAGTGATTCCTATGAGAAAGACAAGGACATGCAAGTTACCATCGCATTCAACCACTTTGGTGAAGGCCTGATTCAGAGAATGCCAAG ATGCAGGCATGGTTACTTCCATGTGGTAAATAATGACTATACCCATTGGGAGATGTATGCCATTGGTGGGAGTGCAAGCCCAACAATCAACAGCCAGGGCAACCGATACCTAGCCCCCGCCAACGCCTTTGCCAAGGAG GTGACCAAAAGATTGGACTCATCTTCGAATGAGTGGAAGAGTTGGAATTGGAGATCAGAGGGTGACCTGCTGCTCAATGGGGCATATTTCACCCCCTCTGGAGCAGGGGCTTCAGCAAGCTATTCAAGGGCCTCCAGCCTTGGGGCCAAGCCTTCTTCTATGGTTGGAACGATGACTTCGGGAGCAGGGGCCCTCTCATGCCGCAAGGCTGCTCAGTGCTAA
- the LOC103714907 gene encoding putative kinase-like protein TMKL1 translates to MASFPLLFFAQSLFFLSVFASDSSDVLLLLEKIKPSLQGPSSPENLQLFSWNFSTPLCLWRGLQWTSSAAAGAPLPCHEAAVVSNLSLAADPSLQLLSIRLPASSLAGSIPPEIGDLSSLQSLYLGVNSLSGALPLELGNSPSLSDVDLSGNSLSGALPTSIWNLCDRLVSLRLHDNNLSGPVPDPAVSNSSCDHLHVLDLGANRFEGEFPQFIAGFHGLEELDLGSNTFSGPIPESLAGLGNLERLNLSYNNFTGPLPEAFEQSNFGAAAFRGNSPGLCGPTLGKCGSRSGLSSGAIAGLVIGLTTVAVVLASVSIGWVQGRKRRNRGRSGEEEELEIEGDGNNGGEGKLMVFQGSEHLTLDDVLNATGQVMEKTSYGTVYKAKLADGGTIALRLLREGSCKDAASCSPVIRQLGRARHENLVPLRAFYQGKRGEKLLIYDYLPDRTLHDLLHETRAGRPMLNWARRHKIALGVARGLAYLHAGHQTPIAHGNIRSKNVLVDELFMPRLTEYGLGKLMVPAVADEMVSAAKSDGYKAPELQKMKKCSSRTDVYAFGILLLEILMGKKPGNGSSGGDEDLPSLVKVAVLEETTMEVLDMEILKGMSSPTEDGLVQALKLAMGCCAPVSSVRPDMDEVVKQLEENRPRNRSALCSPADAASETGTP, encoded by the exons atggcttcttttcctcttctcttcttcgcacagtctctcttcttcttatcTGTCTTCGCCTCCGACTCCTCCGACGTCCTCCTCCTCTTGGAGAAGATAAAGCCATCGCTTCAGGGCCCCTCCTCGCCGGAGAACCTCCAGCTCTTCTCCTGGAACTTCTCCACCCCTCTCTGCCTCTGGCGCGGCCTCCAATGGACGTCCTCGGCCgccgccggcgctcctctccctTGCCACGAAGCCGCCGTCGTCTCCAATCTCTCCCTCGCAGCCGACCCCTCCCTCCAGCTCCTCTCCATCCGCCTCCCCGCCTCTTCCCTCGCCGGATCCATCCCCCCGGAGATCGGTGACCTCTCTTCCCTCCAGTCCCTCTACCTCGGCGTCAACTCCCTCTCCGGCGCTCTCCCTCTCGAGCTCGGCAACAGTCCCTCCCTCTCCGACGTCGACCTATCCGGCAACTCACTCTCCGGCGCACTCCCTACCTCCATCTGGAACCTCTGCGACCGCCTCGTCTCACTCCGCCTCCACGACAACAACCTCTCCGGCCCCGTCCCCGACCCCGCCGTCTCCAATTCCTCCTGTGACCACCTGCACGTCCTCGACTTGGGTGCCAACCGTTTCGAAGGAGAGTTCCCCCAGTTCATCGCCGGTTTCCATGGCTTGGAAGAACTCGACCTCGGGAGCAATACGTTTTCCGGACCTATACCAGAGTCGCTCGCTGGACTGGGAAACCTGGAACGATTGAACCTTTCCTACAATAACTTCACCGGGCCGCTGCCGGAGGCCTTCGAGCAGTCCAACTTCGGCGCGGCGGCCTTCCGGGGGAACAGCCCCGGGCTGTGCGGGCCGACCCTGGGGAAATGTGGCTCTCGCTCCGGCCTCAGCTCCGGAGCGATTGCCGGTTTGGTGATCGGCCTGACGACCGTGGCCGTGGTCCTCGCGTCGGTGTCAATCGGATGGGTGCagggaaggaagaggaggaacagGGGAAGGagcggagaagaggaggagctgGAGATAGAGGGGGATGGCAACAATGGCGGTGAGGGGAAGCTGATGGTGTTTCAGGGCAGTGAGCATTTGACGCTTGACGACGTGCTGAATGCCACTGGCCAAGTGATGGAGAAGACCAGCTATGGCACCGTATACAAGGCAAAGCTCGCCGACGGAGGTACCATTGCCCTTAGGTTACTGAGAGAAGGGAGCTGCAAGGATGCGGCTTCGTGCTCGCCTGTAATCCGGCAGCTCGGTCGAGCACGGCACGAGAACTTGGTTCCCCTGCGAGCCTTCTACCAGGGGAAACGAGGAGAGAAGCTCCTCATCTATGACTACCTCCCAGATAGAACTCTCCACGATCTCCTTCACG AAACTAGAGCTGGAAGGCCCATGCTGAATTGGGCTAGAAGGCACAAGATAGCACTGGGAGTGGCGAGGGGGCTCGCCTACCTTCACGCAGGGCACCAGACGCCGATCGCCCATGGAAATATTCGGTCCAAGAACGTGCTCGTCGACGAACTCTTCATGCCGAGGCTGACCGAGTACGGGCTCGGCAAGCTGATGGTGCCGGCGGTGGCCGATGAAATGGTGTCTGCCGCAAAATCCGATGGCTACAAGGCACCCGAGCTGCAGAAGATGAAGAAGTGCAGCTCGAGGACCGATGTGTATGCTTTTGGGATACTGCTATTGGAGATTCTCATGGGCAAGAAACCTGGGAACGGAAGCAGTGGAGGCGACGAGGACTTGCCATCGTTGGTCAAGGTGGCGGTGCTGGAGGAGACGACGATGGAGGTGCTCGACATGGAGATCTTGAAGGGGATGAGCAGCCCGACAGAAGATGGGTTGGTGCAGGCATTGAAGCTGGCCATGGGATGTTGCGCTCCAGTGTCATCGGTGAGGCCGGACATGGATGAAGTTGTGAAGCAGCTGGAGGAGAACAGGCCCAGGAACAGGTCTGCTTTATGTAGTCCTGCTGATGCTGCGAGTGAGACAGGCACACCCTAA